The Penicillium oxalicum strain HP7-1 chromosome V, whole genome shotgun sequence genomic interval CATCGAGAAGACTAGAGAACCAGAGAACCAGAGCGAGGGCGGTCCTGCATTCGATATCGCCTCCCGTCACTCCCTTGAAGCAAATGGCGCCCAACAGACCGGAAGAGGCACGGCGATCACGATCACCGTGGCGCAGACCCGGCGCACCAGTCATGACCCTGGCAACCTCCACTGCCAAACCGCCGCCAAGCCCGATTTTCCGACCGGGGGATCCTCACCGTGCGAGACATTGCGGGGACTTGGGATTCACATCCtgtgaaaaagagagggttTGGCGAACGTGAGGGATCTCTCAGGTCCCAGAATCCTCATCCTGCGTGTTGAACGAGATAATATCGATCCAATTCAATCCAATTCAGTGACGCGTCCCGGCAGgacccatcttcctcatcggaTCCGAGATGATTGACCCACTGCATTTCTCAGTCTGCGGCAGTCCCCTCTTGGTGTTTACATCCAGTCGACTAGCGAAACCATACCCACCGCGAATCATCATGATCACCATCCATCAAGGTGGGCGTTTTCCCCCGCTCAATTATTGAACAGTGAGACATGCGGCGTCTTTGGtgtggtgtttttttttctgccctTTCTCCTCCGTTCTATTCTGTTCTGAACAACCCGATAGCGTAATGCCGGGTTCTTGAGTAAACCATCTGAGTCAACCGGTTCCCCCCTTGCCCTGCTCTCCTCATCGGTCACGCCTCGGCGAGTCCTGCAGTCGATCGGGTGCAGCAGCCTGCAGGCTTCCGCTCTGCAGATGTACAGTGGCTTGTGCTCTACGACGGTCAACCCGTCCATTCTGCACTCTACAGTAGGGTGTTTGACACGATCCAACGAGACCTTGGGACGAACAGGTGAGGTGAGCCCGTGACAGATCTGTGAGGCTGGCAGCCCACTCATGTCAATCACGATAGTCCAGTCAAAATTGATGCATCACATCATGAATGGGAGTCATATCCAAGTCCCCATGCATCCAGGTTGCGTCCGTTGCAGGCCAAAATGACAGGGTCTTGAAACTTTCTGGAATGCGTCACTGTATTCCTTCTCAATCTTTCAACCATTGTCAGTCTGCAAAGGTGTCACGTCCAGATGGAGATACTGTAGATAGTGGACTGTGAAGATTGCAGGGGTACTTACTCATGCTAGTAAAAATCAGGACCTTTCTTCGTACTTCTGTATAGTTGTACAGGGCTAAAGACGGGAATACTGGAACCGGAGTTCTCTCGGCTGATCGGGTTCACTCTCCTCACTTGCGCAAAGAGTGAAACTTTTCACATTTGATACATTTCGAGTCCCTCATTGACAACTTGCCAGCAACTCATGTCCTCAtctttcctcccctttcattcctcttccccGCCTCATTCACATTCATGCTCATATCCGTCTTCAGGTTCACGTTCATCATAATCCGCGCCCCCACTCTAACCTTACATCAAAGAAACCATCTCAACCCTGGAAAAAAGACACTCAGTACTCACCCAGTCACAATATAGTCAACCCTGTCCTCTATACTCCTAAATTAAAGATTCCAACATTCAAATACCCAATCCATCGAAAGATCCTCCCACCTTCCATCAGGATCGACAACGTCCCCCCCCGCGCCCCTTGCCCGTTTCAACCGCTGATCCCAGCCTAGTCCATTTCCGAATCAGGACTCATCCGCGCGTGCCGCGGTGCCGGAGACATCATTAGACATATTGATCAGCCTTGTAAACTGCACCGTCGATCATCAGTTCCCAAACAGGGAAAACCTTGGAAAGTAGGTCAAGGATGAATATGAATCATATCTATGTATCTTGTCcattggaagatggaatggGTGGTCGTATGTACCGAATGGAGGGAGTGGTTAGTAcagatcctttttttttggctatGAGACCCGTCTATGGTATTGTATAGCAGCTCTATGATATCGactccctctcttctttcgttGATAGCCCTTCAGTATTCCATCGGACGGCCAAGTGAATGATCTCATTCGACTGGTAGAATATGAGTGCATTCTCGATGAATGCAACACTAGAAAGAGTAAAGGGtaaggagaaagagagtcACATCAAAGCATCAATGGTATCATACAGGGGCAGACAATAGTAGtaccagcaaaaaaaaagaggcccCAGCGCGCAGTCGATCTTGACGTCGTTCAGGTTCCGTTCCTCTCCGCAAGCTAATCTTGGTGTCGTCCTGGATCTCCTTATCACATCGTTTCACGTGAGACATTAGCAATTCAACCCGAATTATAAGAGACCTTGCTTCGTCCAAATCCTCTCCGCAAAATTTCTGAGCTTTTGCTCGGAAATCACAAGATCTTTCTCCAGAGGTGGGTTTTGTGGGCGGCCAACTACCTTTTTCAAAGGGTAGATCCAGCTGTGTAGCAGTCGTAGCTGTGCCATCTGTGTAGGATTCTCCTGTAACCATTGCTATATTGTTCGTCCGAGATAATTTGAGGGTTGTAATGCGACGggctgagagagagagcgagatcTTGTAAGGCGACTATACTCTCGGGGAGATAATTCCCATCAATGCAAGATGACCTCGGGGATTGTCCGATTAATATCAATGGTGACGACGAATTTCACTGACGAGGCACAGGCCTCTAACCATCCTCGAGCATCACGAGCTGGGTGTCGAGCAGACTCTCATAGCCCTACTTCGACAATAAAGCTTAGCTCCGTAGTCGTCTTTGAAGCAGGAGTCCAGCAGCCGTCAGCTTCCCTTTCCCAACTTCCGATCCTAACTGTTGTTGAACCGAGGGGTTCTACATCATCTTCAAAGTTTATGGAATGCAGCCCAAAAAGGATAAGCAATTTGAATGATTCTGCTGCAATTCCGTGTTTAGGAGTCGGTATGACTTTCACGGCCAAGGTTCCTGTTTCTGTATTATAAGAGAATCGACAGTACTTGCTCGCTGGCGACCGATCGCCACCGATTCTGGAGATTTCGACCGTAGGGACAGCCGTGAAGACAAGGTACTGATCACAGGATTTGTCTTGTTGAAGGACTTTTCGACGGTGCTCCAAGGTCTTTCGTAAACTCTGACTGCTAGTAAATGGATAGTGCTGCAGTCCCTCCACTAGTTGCGCCACAGCATTTCCAGAGTTGAACCCAGCAGTCGAGGGCTCGGAGAGTGAAGACGAAACATTGTTCACGGGAGATCTTTCCGGGAGGTCCATGGGAGGCAGGCTCGGATAAAGAGCGCATGGTAGACAGAAATGCAGCTAGCAGGTAAGAGGGACAGGCACAACTGGTATAACGGACAGTTCAAAAAGACGAAGACGGTAGGATCATTCGTTTTGCCGTCCGATGGAATACTTACCTGCTcagttttttcttttgacctCAGTTGGATAGTGATCTACTTTTACCCCATTCGTCTTTCCCCCagattcttctcctcgatttAATGTTGTGCCCAGATTTGCTGTGTTTGGCTAACCCAATTTGCGTGCCCATCATTTCTCAAGTATCTTTGAAATGATCAGCAATGAACGAAACTGATAAGATGCAGAATCCGTCTCAGTTGGCTCAGACTTCCCGCAGTTGAACGTCATTCATTAGAGATTTCTCGGAAATTTGGCATTATCACGGCCCCTCAAGGCACTTGGATCAGGACTGGTGCTTGAGTGGGCTACCGTTTGCTGTCTGTgatttccaaaaagaagcaCTCGATCAATTGCCTTATTTCCAGACTTGAATTGAGCTACAGGAGTCGAGGGAGGCGTCCCTCTAAAGTTTCGGCACGGTTCGTTGGCTCTGTCAGGGGAGAGAATTATTCGTAGACATGACCGTGCATCTCTCCTTATGATTCTCCACTAGATGGGCTGCGTTTTGAGCGTAGAAGTAGCATAGAGATAGGACCCCGGTCAAATTTGAACATCCGCCGACAGTCATCATGCGTATCATCACTAGGACTTGTGAGATAAAACGTGGCTACTTTGAATGCATCTATTTGGCTATTCACCTACGTGATCATCTCATCCTGGGTGTTCTTTTGACCTTATCTTCCCACGCCAAGAATAAGGTTCCCTTTTTGTACGCCAGAGAAATTtcagtttcttttttcaaatgTGCTGGGTGCGAGACATGGTTGGCGCATTTGGTGACTTGAGCCTGGCACATTAGTATCAAGattcgatgatgatggcttcTCAACCCGTCCAGGCTTTGTATAGCTCTTGCTCGGGAAATCTGAAAGCGAGTCACTTCTCTACTCGAGCTTAGGATTCAATCCTCAGAATCAGCCGCCTAAATTCAGGTCTTAACTCTTAAAGACATGCACGCAGTGAACAGGCCGTTGTCTTTTAACCTGCAGCAACTACCAAGCCGAGGCTTACCTATGCAGCACACTCGATAGAGATTCGAGACTCCTGTAATATTTACCACCTATCTGAATCCCTAGGAGCTTCAGCCCTGAAGGCACCGCCTGCGGCGATATCCTTGTGCGAGACCACCAATCGACACAATCCAGGCTCTTTCGAGTTCCTTTGAGATATACACACAACGGAAGACAGTCACCGAGGCCAATACATTGTCGATTAGTACTGTCTCCGCTGACATTTTAATAAATTAGGCCAGCAATTCTCTTGGAGGCTGTACGGAGGCCTGAGGTCGCGTCAAGTTGCTCAATGAAGAATCACTCATGAAAGCCGGTGCTAATGGTCCACCTTTTTCCATTCGCGGATTCCCTTGAATAATTTCGTGGGATAGAGATCCCAAATTCCAATCTATAAGAAGAATCTCTgcctgttttttttcatatCCACTCCTGTCAAGAGGTTCCTATTTGCTGCTCACTGCCAACGAGTCATATAGGTGTTCAACGATGCAATGTCAGTGAGAGGCGATATCCATAGGAGATGATGCTGGATCAGGCAGTGTTTTAATACCCAAAATCAGACAATTAAAGAGCAAGCCTGGAGACATTGACAGAAAGGAACCCTTTGGACAGGCAGAAGATGGAAATCCTCTGGATCCATCGTAGGATGCTGGACCGAAAAGCAAACACAAAGTGCATCGAAACCTTCATCCGGCAGATACCGTTCTTCCATAAAGGGTCTCAAATTGAAATGAGGTTCCATTGAGCTCTGCCTCTACCAGGTATCAAAGCTTCATCTGACCAAAACATCGCTCGACAGCTCCAACTTCGAATGTCCATTCTGATTCTTAACATCTCCAGTTTCAAGTTGCCTCGCATGGCGTCCCCACCAGACTTGGATTCGTGCACAGACCATCTCACCGCCGAAATTTCTTGTGCGCGGGCGGTGAAGGAGCCGAGCGGAGAACGCCAAGATTTCCTCACCCCCAAATTTTTCGTAGCGATTGCTCCGACCTGTCTCGAGACCAGCATTCGAGATCTTGGACAATCAAAGATGGACGACATCGAGGTTTGTACGGCCATCCCGCTCGGTGTAACTTCCTCACTAACTTTATCCAGGACAGATTGCGCAGTCACGCGCAGGCTTTTGACGGATTGCTCTCATTGATCCCCGCTAAATATTACTACGGCGACGACAATACCAGTGTACGTGCGCGCTCTTGTCCCTCCCTGGTCAgattttcttcttgaactCCACGGGCTGTCCGTGGACTTCCTACCCTGACTCTCCTCGTGTGCTGCATCTAATCATCGTCCGCATGCGCAGGATCAATGGAAGCGGAAAAAACAGACAAAAGAACAAGCACGCGAAGCCAAAAGAGCCAAATTGGACCCCGAGTCTGCCAAAACAGCCAAGGATATCATGGATGAACAAGCCCGCAAGCGAAAGCGCGAGGACGGATCTCTGGAGAGCGACTCCTCCGATGGGGAATTAGGGTCCGAGATCCCTGGCGAGGGACTCAAGCGAGGagaaaaggtcaagaagcagaaacagaccgaggccgaggccgccGCTTCAAAGGCTCAGTCCAAGTCCAAGTCGGAGGAGATCGAGGCTCgaaagaaggccaaggaggagaagaaggagcagaagaaggctgtccagaaggaaaagaaaaaggccaaggaaaccgccaagaaagaaaagtcgCAACAGGTCGAAAAAGCATCCACCGCAGCGGAGGACgcaccaaagtcaaaggcCGAGAAAAAGCCCGTCGAGAAACCGGCCGCTCCGGCCAACGAAAaccaggatgatgaagatgacgatgaggagggagTCGCCGAGGAGGGATTCTCCATCGAATTCAATGAGGAACCCGAGGAGCCgtcctctgcctcttccACTCGCGACTCACCCAACACCTCCGCCCCGCAGTCAGGGTCGTCTTCCATATCCTCCATTGCGCCTCCATCCACCGGTGCTGACGCCCCGCCGGCTGAGACTAAGGCCTTAAAGGCCACCCCCGAGGAGTTGAAACAACGCCTACAGAAGCGACTCGATGAGCTTCGAGCGAAGAGACATGCCGACGGCTTCAACGGCAAGCCTGCTCGTAATCGTCAAGAGCTGATCGACTCGCGACGACAAAAGGCCGAGCAGCGCAAGGCTCACAAGAAGGAACTGcgccaaaaggccaaggaggaggagcagcgcCAAAAGGACGAGGCTATGGCTCGTCGCTTTTCCCCCGGTGGATCTGGATCCTTGCTCGCATCTCCCCGGTCCCCCGCCGAATCTGTTGGTTCCGCCAGCAACAACTTCTCGTTTGGCCAGGTCATGTTCGCTGACGGCCAAATCGCCGATCCCACCCTCACTGGTGTTCGTGACAAATCCAAGGCTCGTGGGCCCCGAGACAATGACACTGCTGCCCAGCTCAAGCTCGCCGAAGCGAAAAAGGCCCGGCTCGAAGGGATGGACCCGGAGAAGCGTGCCGagctggaagaaaaggatgCCTGGTTGAACGCCAAGAAGCGCGCACACGGTGAACGTGTTCGTGACGACACTTCTCTCTTGAAGAAAGCCCTCAAGCGCAAGGAGACCGCAAAGAAGCGATCTGAGCGGGATTGGAAGGAGCGTCTCGACACGGTATCACGGATGAAGGAGCAACGCCAGAACAAGCGCGAGGAGAACCTACGCAAGCGCCGCGAAGAAAAGGGcaccaagggcaagggcaagaagtcCTCCGGTGGTGCCAAAAAGAAGGCCCGCCCCGGCTTCGAAGGCAgcttcaaggccaaggttgGCGCCAAGAAGAAATAAGCAACAtacccttctttttctctctctctctctcccccctcgtTATCCTCTTGAACCTACGGCTACTGGCCCGTAGTCTACATCCCCCTCCCGCTTCTTCCACGCCCGTCTCCAACCCCCTGTCTCCATTGCCTGGGATGTCTTGGCAACAGGCCGAGGATTGCTGCCCCCCGCTTCCGAAGAGTTTActaagagaaaaaagaacggagagggagagaaaagaaaaaacaaaacataAAAAAGTGCCTCTTGAAGACATCGATTTGGGAAATATCCACCGGGGAATTTGGTGTTTGGTGTTCACGCTGTGTTTCAGCGGCATTCACGTCATGTATCTATGTCAGCATGGGTAGCGATTTGATTTTCAATATGTGAATATAAGAATTCATCGTTCGGATATCCTGTCTTGCTTGCTTCCCCAGTCTGCAATGATGAGTGGCTGTTCAGTGTCTTTTTCTAGAGAGGTAAATTTTCGAAACCATACCATCTCCCGAGGGAGCTGATAACCTTCGAGTTCTCTGGCTCTGCACCGTTCAGCATTCCCCCGCGATGAGCAACGTGCTTTGAGGAAGATATCAGAGAAATAAATCGTCTTTCAATTCTgaacaaaggaaaaagagagtaCCCCAGGGAACGCAGTTCCAAAAGAGCAGTTGGTTTGCTTGAGTAACTGACTAATACAACAGGAAGATACTAACGCAGGGTCGAGGGTGGGATATGTACAAAGGCGTGCTGAAACAGGGATAaaaccagaaagaaaagaagatgggaagGATGGAGACCCTGTTCTAGATTTGGGACGGACGCGATTGGGCGAGGTCCGAGAGTTTTTGGGAAAGACAATTCCACGGGGCGAAGAAGCATGATCCGCAACTTTGGAGGGTAGAGTATCATAAAAATGAATAACGACAGAATAATTGACGCGGTTCATTTATCGGTAGGGAGCATCTGCACGAGCAGCAGCCGCAATCTCGGGCTCCCACTTGTCGCCGTTGGCCAAAAGCTTCTCCTTGTTGTACAGAAGCTCCTCGCGAGTCTCGGTGGCGTACTCGGCGTTGGAGGCTACACGCATAATGGGAGAGGTTAGCTGATTCGAGAACACACACCGAGATATAGccggggggaggaaaaactGACTCTCCACAATGGCATCGACCGGGCAGCTCTCCTGGCAGTAGCCGCAGTAAATGCACTTGGTCATATCAATATCGTAACGGGTCGTCCGACGGCTGCCGTCCTCACGCTCCTCCGCCTCAATGGTGATAGCCTGCGCCGGGCAGATGGCCTCGCAGAGCTTGCAAGCAATGCAACGCTCCTCACCAGTAGGATAACGACGCAGAGCGTGCTCGCCACGGAAACGGGGAGAAATGGGACCCTTTTCGAATGGGTAGAAGATGGTGTATCTAAGCCGCGAAAGACGCCCACGTTAGCCAGCGTGCAATTGAGGAGAATTGCGCTCACTGCCGACTCTCCACGAGTCCGCAATGCCAACATTCTGTCGCTAAGAGATGAATACTCACGGTGGACGGAAAAACTGCTCCAGCACCACGTACATGCCGCGGAAGATCTCGGCCATGA includes:
- a CDS encoding NADH-ubiquinone oxidoreductase 23 kDa subunit, whose product is MATSRSVARLIAFRRSPFMPIGSAANFSSSVSRAATPAGPPQPGFRLPPPKRWDQGAESSLDKASKYFLMAEIFRGMYVVLEQFFRPPYTIFYPFEKGPISPRFRGEHALRRYPTGEERCIACKLCEAICPAQAITIEAEEREDGSRRTTRYDIDMTKCIYCGYCQESCPVDAIVESQFFLPPAISRCVFSNQLTSPIMRVASNAEYATETREELLYNKEKLLANGDKWEPEIAAAARADAPYR